In one Cystobacter fuscus DSM 2262 genomic region, the following are encoded:
- a CDS encoding glycoside hydrolase family 76 protein: MTRPLRRTRAVSAASRLLPLLCGLFSLQGAQAAWTPRRPLLATQVSTPEAQPGQGIGIHSASSVYWTKAQETHNFIVGNLLTSYNSYRVNTTASTGTAYEWYNVSQIDADAAMIQAGDSRYATYMNSTYAWMNNMWDGANTLGGYFAAANINGTGSGGDKYVDDNALTGVAYLDAYDVTTGATQAAYLNSAKACANWLMYSGQWDSTYGGGFWWSTVKESKPTQSNGLALQLFLRLYKITGQTYYRDWAVSIKNWLEARMYDSATGLYVWKIDGAGAGVRHNEKFTYDNAIMVEAFLLYSQVMGDNSYTTKAQTLGVKMNTTLWNSTYHVYIFNTADGRVNPAWSGWGSQAMIKLYQRDGNPAWLDYAQQNIDYMNSKLRNAANNGYYTFCNFNGSGIDTRMEGVDQAWMQRIQALLSNYR; this comes from the coding sequence ATGACCCGACCTCTCCGACGCACGCGTGCTGTGAGCGCCGCCTCGCGGCTGCTGCCCCTGTTGTGTGGCCTGTTCTCGCTCCAGGGCGCTCAGGCCGCCTGGACTCCCAGGAGGCCGCTCCTCGCTACGCAGGTCTCCACGCCCGAGGCTCAGCCGGGCCAGGGTATTGGCATCCATAGCGCGAGCTCGGTCTATTGGACGAAGGCGCAGGAGACGCACAACTTCATCGTGGGGAATCTGCTCACGAGCTACAACAGCTACAGGGTGAATACCACGGCCAGCACGGGCACGGCTTACGAGTGGTACAATGTCAGCCAGATTGATGCCGATGCGGCCATGATTCAGGCTGGGGATTCAAGATACGCCACGTACATGAATAGTACCTATGCGTGGATGAACAACATGTGGGATGGCGCGAACACCCTGGGTGGCTATTTCGCGGCCGCCAACATCAATGGGACGGGGAGTGGCGGGGATAAGTATGTGGATGACAATGCCCTGACGGGCGTGGCCTACCTGGATGCGTATGACGTGACGACGGGTGCCACGCAAGCCGCCTACTTGAACTCCGCGAAGGCCTGCGCGAACTGGCTCATGTACAGCGGCCAGTGGGACTCGACCTATGGAGGTGGGTTCTGGTGGAGCACGGTCAAGGAGAGCAAGCCCACGCAGTCCAATGGTCTGGCCCTGCAACTGTTCTTGCGGCTGTACAAGATCACCGGGCAGACCTACTACCGGGACTGGGCGGTCTCCATCAAGAACTGGCTGGAAGCCAGGATGTATGACAGCGCGACCGGCCTCTATGTCTGGAAGATCGATGGGGCGGGAGCTGGCGTCCGGCACAATGAGAAGTTCACCTATGACAATGCCATCATGGTGGAGGCGTTCCTGCTCTATTCGCAGGTCATGGGCGACAACAGCTACACCACGAAGGCGCAAACACTGGGTGTCAAGATGAATACCACCCTGTGGAACAGCACGTATCATGTCTACATCTTCAACACCGCTGACGGGAGGGTGAATCCCGCCTGGTCCGGTTGGGGATCGCAGGCCATGATCAAGCTGTACCAGAGGGATGGAAATCCCGCCTGGCTCGATTACGCTCAGCAGAATATCGACTACATGAATTCGAAGCTGAGGAACGCGGCCAACAATGGCTACTATACATTCTGTAACTTCAACGGCAGTGGCATCGACACGCGGATGGAAGGTGTAGACCAGGCGTGGATGCAGAGGATCCAGGCCTTGTTGTCGAATTACAGGTAG
- a CDS encoding FtsW/RodA/SpoVE family cell cycle protein, protein MSPLPLGLRLPVAGFLPLFPILIGAWVARAHGISPKAFGVNLVAAALGIVLAALLSRRSWNQPDRLAPVLAATALALLAATLLFPSLEGVHRWIALGPVRLNASAVTVPWILLAQWMLLSQARLGLALGLVAMPQLLHIAQPDAGQATAFSAGVLVLFSTTRSIPRGWRVAGCAITVIGTAFAWGRADPLSAVPHVERILHLAADQGVLWLLAALVALGGLFLPVPVLGAGAGHVLGWYSALGILRYSMTPPTR, encoded by the coding sequence ATGTCCCCCCTGCCTCTCGGCCTGCGCCTCCCGGTCGCTGGCTTCCTGCCGCTCTTCCCCATCCTCATCGGTGCCTGGGTCGCACGGGCGCATGGCATCTCCCCGAAGGCTTTTGGCGTCAACCTTGTGGCGGCTGCGCTCGGGATTGTCCTCGCGGCGCTCCTCAGTCGCCGCTCTTGGAATCAGCCGGACCGTCTGGCTCCGGTGTTGGCGGCGACGGCCCTCGCCCTGCTCGCCGCGACGCTCCTGTTCCCGTCGCTCGAGGGAGTCCATCGCTGGATCGCCCTCGGGCCTGTGCGGCTGAACGCTTCGGCGGTCACTGTACCCTGGATCCTGCTGGCACAGTGGATGCTCTTGAGTCAGGCCCGGCTCGGCCTCGCGCTGGGCCTCGTCGCCATGCCCCAGCTGCTCCACATCGCTCAACCCGACGCCGGGCAGGCCACGGCGTTCTCGGCGGGAGTGCTGGTCCTGTTCAGTACGACGCGCTCCATTCCCAGGGGATGGCGCGTCGCGGGGTGTGCCATCACCGTGATAGGCACCGCGTTCGCCTGGGGAAGAGCGGATCCGCTCAGCGCGGTTCCCCACGTCGAGCGGATCCTTCACCTCGCGGCGGACCAGGGAGTGCTCTGGCTCCTCGCCGCGCTCGTGGCGCTGGGGGGCCTCTTCTTGCCGGTCCCGGTGTTGGGGGCCGGCGCGGGGCACGTGCTCGGCTGGTACTCCGCGCTCGGCATCCTCCGCTACTCCATGACACCTCCCACTCGGTGA